Genomic segment of Aquarana catesbeiana isolate 2022-GZ linkage group LG09, ASM4218655v1, whole genome shotgun sequence:
gccatgtttgctgtgtcccccgcatggcttctcgcaaactgctaaCGGGACTtcttctttctttcaacaatggctttcttcttgccactcttctataaaggccagatttgtggagtgcacgactaatagttgtcctgtgaacagattctcccacctgaactgtggatctctgcagctcctccagagttaccatgggcctcttggctgcttctttgattaatgctctccttgcccagcctgtcagtttaggtggttagccatgtcttggtaggtttgcagttgtgtcatactctttccattttcagatgatggattgaacagtgctccgtgagatgttcaaagcttgggatattttttttataacttaaccctgctttaaatttctctacaacgttatccctgacctgtctggtgtgttccttggcttccatgatgcagtttgttcactaaggttctctaacaaacctaagggcttcaaagaacagctgtatttatactctcTCCTCAtaagctcactggctgtgattgacagcagtgtgagccaatgaggagagagagagacctgggagagccactgctctcatgcacatagcTGGATCAAGATAGTGCTCAGATATATATataagaagtttttttaccttaatgcaaagaatgcattaaggtaaaaaaacctgcctttagaaccattttaaaactGCAAAATGATCTGGTAATGAATGGGTATTGCAAGCTGGTTCTTAAATGGTTAAGGTCATTTTTTTCTAGTAGCAAACTTTATCCCTAATCATTGTATCACATGTCAAATATTGCTTTGCAAACCAGTATTCTTGCTGTAGCAGACATTAAATGTAGGTTCTGGTCTGGGTAGCTATTCCTTTGGGCTGTATTACAGCACCACAATTTTTTGCCACCACAATTTAGGAGAACACACTGGATTTGGAATCCTCCGGTGTCATCAGTGTCTCCGTCCCATCAACAGAGCTCAGCCAAACAGCATTGTATATGCCAGGGTCATATGACCAAGTCACATTTTACTAACTCTAAATCCGATTCCTCCTTCTACAAAGCATATTTTACGAAAAGACGCACCACAATGAGGTCATGTAACCCATACAAATACAACATTTCAGAAGTATATTTCCATGCACAGACCTGAGTGTACTTTTCATCATTCCACTGTGGAATAGGATCTGGTGTTATGGCGAACTCTTGGAGCACAGCTATCTTATCAACAGCCAGCAGTTGGACCTTCAGACTATACACACAGCCACAGTCATGTCGCCCACCATACCTacacaaaaaaaaagcattccaaacgcaatttattttttttgagaaaatacactttcatgaactaaaaaaaaaaaaaaaacagtaaagttagcccaattgttttgtataatgtgaaagatgatgttgcgctgagtaaatagatacctaacaagtcatgctttaaaattccgcacactcgtggaatggcgacaaactacggtacttaaaaatcttcaaaggggacgctttaaaaatttctacaggttaccagtttagagttacagaggaggtcttgtgctagaattattgttctcaatcTAACAATTGCGgcaataccccacatgtgtggtttgaacgctgtttacatttgcagtcccaacttacgtatgtgttcgcttctgcacgcgaccaCTGAGGGATGGgacgctttaaaaatatttttatttagttattttacacggtccctttgaaaaaaaaattctgatcacttttattgctgtcagaaggaatgtaaacatgcattgtgacagtaataggcagtgacaggtactctttatggagggatctggagtcCCTCCTTTGCTCTTAAAAGTATTCAGAATgacaagtttggctgttttgaatactgtcgattttttacattttggcacctttaagtcttctgtaaaccggaagtgatgtcatgacagcgaggggggggggtgttccctgcCGCTGCTTGAGATAACAGCTGAGTGGCttcttagctgcatcggttgttatcccaaaaaagccaactgctggctctaaaaaacggtactggggtgatcaccaggcatcaccctggtataaccccttcaagtcGAGGATGCATATTTGCATACGGTCGGCGTGaaggagttaaagtggttctaaaggctgaaggtgaaAAAAACCTGTGGGCAACTCGGTCCCCAGCCCAAGCCTAATCTCGACTCAATGATGTGCATGAGACCAACTGCTCTTTCCGGCTTTCTCCCTCATTGGCTCAGCACAGAAGCAAGGACCAGTGGCTTCCCTACTGCTGttgatcacagccagtgaggacagAGTGGGGGGGCTGTGGGGCTGAGCTCcgttctgtgtgtcaatggacacacagaacagggcttgggagcgagcatgcacaattGCCCCcttagcaagaagcttgctatgggggcactaagcAGAGGGGAGGAGCCCACAGCTCCAGCgcaggactccagaagaggaggattggggctgcactgtgcaaaaccattgcacagagcaggtacagtaagtatgacatatttgttattattaAAAAATCCTTTAGTATCACAGATGCTGCCTAAATGCAGGGTATTGAcgtacatgtgaatgagcccttattgcATGAAAAGAATATTTGGTTAACTCTGGTAAAGTGTGAAAACATAAAGAGCATTCATTTAACATAGGAGACAGAAAACATACCAATCAGAGATGCAGATGGGTGGTTGGTGAACATCCAGAAAGTGTTCCCATAACCCTTCTTTCACCAGATCTATGATCTGTTGCTTCTCACACCACCTGTGTAGAGACATACAGAAGGGTCAGAGATGGTTCTGGCTGATGTTCTACAAAGGGTGAGCTGAACACTTACCCATAGGAGGTGACAAAGCAGGTCGGGCTCTCTCCATCTTCTAACGCAACGCGGCTCCTTTCTACTGCCCAGCCATCTCCTCCATTTTTGATGTCCCAATGCTGCAATAGTTCTGCAGATGGAAGTGAACAAATTTTATGCCTCAATGCCAAATTCCTTTTCACGTTAACGCAGCGCTGGATAGTAGGATTTGGCATGTTGGCTACCCCAACTCTagccaaaaaagttttattttgttttgtttttttacctttaagACATGAAATTGTTTCTAaagcttaaacatttttttaccttaatgcatttcttgtGAAGCGAGCGAGCGACAAAATCGCACCTCTGCTGAAATTGCACAGAAACCAGGAAAGACATTGCGATTTCAGTACACACAGGTGTGAACCCAGCTGCCAGGACACAATTTCTAGTCGTCATGGCgcctgggatttgtcaagccctgtgtTACAGCAACCAAAAGTAATATAATAAGTAATATTTTCCCGGTGTGGtcacaaatgtaaaaaaactgacagttgaactctatccattttttttggatggagttaggctttaaaagaggaagtaaacttcctctgctgacatttacctacaggtaagcctataataaggcttacctataggtagggtaaattaggagatatttacattacatgcagccagtgacatgacTGGCGCATGCCCTCTGAAAGAACGGCTACTGATGCCATTCCTTCAAAGCCCTGCGCTGTGATCGGCAGCTCCCACGCGCAAACGTGAGAGTGACGTTATccgtgaacccggaagcaagaGGAGTGAAAATGGAAGCAGCTGCAGCGCTGACATTGCCACTCTGGAACAGCTTCGTTTTAAGATAATTTTTATATAAtctgctagtatgtgatgcatactagcacattaggactttaccttgcaggaagaataaaaaaaaaaaaaaaaaaagaaaaacaacgttCAGCGGTATACAACcagtttaaagagaccctgtccccagcctTAAAATTCCAGATAAATAAAAACACTTGAAATGCTTACTAGTAGTGCTTATGTCTTTTCCACAAAATATTCTTCCATTACGTCCCATGACAGCATAGTTGACAAATGGCCCACCTGCGAGGATCAGGAAATAGAGATTTAATACATTTTAGGATAACACCTAAATGGGCGGGAGTACTACCATATGGGAGGTCCTTtggctcctttttttttcctccctgatACGGCTGGTTATTCCCCTTCTCTTTCAAAGAATATAGTACATAGAATCACAAACATACCTCTGAATCAAGGAAGGAGGCTTAGTTCTTAACTGTAGGAATCAAATGCCAAACCATTTTTGTTACAAATGCAAGGTTAGGACAGCTGCAGAAGAAACACCTATGATCTAAAATTTTCAAAATTGCCCAGCGCTTTAAATACTCAAGAACAATCCATTAAGTCCCCTTTCAGGTACGTAAATTCAGAAGATTCACTCACCTAGACTCCTACCGGATTGATTGATCCATATATTAGTATTGGGTCAGCAAAAATATATCGCTCTCAACGCCTTAgtgtcttctttaaaaaaaaaaaatttaaaaaaaacttctttTCTCATGattcccccccaaaaagaaaacttACATAGTGAAATACCATCTACACAACATCATTCACAACTTCCAAAAATATGTGCTTCTATTTTATGTATAACACCATGCAGTGATATCGCCAATACTCTGCGACTCCTTCACCCCTTCTGCCTGTATTCTTACCAGACCTCAaactttttataatttatattgctCCAAACACGTTCCAGTAGATCTCTGTTTTTCCTCTTTTTATCAGTGGTTCTCAAAATTAAGAAAATTCAATAGTGCAGTATTATCCATACACACCATGTAACATAATATAATTATAAGGTGCTTACAATTCCCACATTCCAAATGTGCCAAACTGACCATATCTATTCAGCATAAAGTGCTCCTTTCCCAAATGCCAGAACACCGTACCCCAATGAACCCCCATATCATGGTTGGGTGATAAAATATCTCAACCACTCCTCCTGGGTACTTGCTCTTCCAGCACATACAATTCCTCAATCCCCCATAGGTCAGATAAACTAGGACATGGaagaataaaacaaacaaacaaacaaacaaacatactcATAATGCAGAAATCCCCACTCAACTACATTTATGGTTAAAATTGCTTACATCGCAGGTATACACGAAAATCAAATGCCCAAGATGGCTCATATGGAGTAATGCAGAGGATTTTATGCAACAATATCTTTGGTCCTCCAACCAAATGGAATTTTCAGGACTGTTATCGATCTGAAACATCGCAGCTGATTCGTGAAGTACAAGAAATGCAAGATGGAAATGGTATACAGGCGGCCccagggttacaaacaagatagggtctgaaggtttgttcttaagttgaatctgtttgtaagtcggaacaggtaaattttttaagtgtagcttcagccaaaaaaactatttttaagctttttggatagcatagggaagggttaacacccctgtaacatttgttttgctgtctgtgcccctgttcagaagatttcacctcactttctgtcccaatgacaattggattttgaaaattttgggttgttgtggaaacaagccttggtgataaatcatcagtggaggtaccttttccccataataactcttccAGGAATGAATTTCTTcatagaggtagatttcctctcacttcctgttgtctccctccgtttgtaagtaggagtcgtttgtaagtcggatgtttaactaggggaccgcctgtattcaaAGATGAATCTGCTTTGGAAAGGATTCTGCATGATAACCAAGAATGTAAAGGATGCCAACTAACATACTTATTCACCCAGTATTccaaaaaagattttaaaatagCTGTATACCTAGGGCACAAAACTTGTGCATCTGCAGTTCAGACTCAAACATCACTCAATAAAGATTCATTCTAAACCTAATTGAAGAAGActtttgcaaattggatgtggaaagGTGCTTGTTCAAGTAGCTGTAGGTCACAAAGCCTTTGAGAAAAGTCAAAAATAATTTAGTAGAGTTCCAGGGCAGAAATAAAGACCATGAAGCATCTAGAATCAAAATGGACAGGTGAATCACCCAAGGCATCCTTTGCAGTTATACAGCCATTACTAACCCCCCCACTAACCCTCCCCCCgcccacccccaaaaaaaggagAGCTGAAGCACCTTCTACTAGATCGATCTCCACTTCTTGGACCAAGGCTACAGTGGATCATATATAAAAAGCCACACTGTGGTCACATTTTTATACTTTTGGCCAGCACTACAGACTGGATGTAGATCTGGAGGCAGCCTTTGGATGGAAAGTTTTAACTTTAATTTCCCACCCATAAGATATCTGTTAAATCTCTCACGTGTGCTGTCATGGGACATAGTCTAAAACACAAAGTACTGTTGTTTCCGACATCACATTGAAGATTGTAGTGCCCAGCAACACTTACCATGCTTTTGCATGTCTACACAAAGAAGGCTTTTACAAGTACATACCACGCTTGATGAATGGTCTGACGACATGGTCTCTTTAAGTCAGCAGGTGAATAAACATGCATCACGTTCCTTTGATAAATTGTGTATAAGGTACAATAAAGACATCAATGCAAAATCCACAAACtactgaaggttttcattttttgaGGTGATAGTATATCTagaagtagttagtcacattcatctGTACTTGTTTAGTATTATGGAATGTGTTTTGTCGCTCAACTATGTAGCTTCCCAAGTGTCAagaacataccccagcatttatacccACACAGGTAACTGTGCCCCTGTTCAACTCAGTTGCCTTAATCCAATtgccatggaatgtgtcaaggccAATGTTGACTGTCCCAGAACACAAGGCAAGGTATAAAGGTTGTGAAGTCACCTTGTTCTAATTTACATAATCCAATCACCATAATGCCATTAAGTCTGGGACAGTTATTAATCATTTGCATTACGTGCCTAATGGTTATGTGAATTATTGTTCACCTTGTTGTTCATAAGCATGCAACATTCAAAGTCCACCTGGTGCAGTGGCTACCTGATGCATTTCCCTCCATCACTGGAGCTTAGTCATAGAGTCTATGACTAAGAGCCAGGGATGGCAGCAAATGTGCCAGTAGCCATTGCACTGGGAGGACTTTGAATGTTGCATTCTTCCAATTTATAATAAATTTACAGTGTCTTTTAAAGGTAGgcagctcttttttgttttggAGGACTTTTATGTGGATGCCTGGTGGTCCATGACCATGAATAGTCTTCTCCTGCAGCCTAGGGAGAGGAGAGACCCTGAGCCTACAGAGTGCAGTTTTCTGATCACATATATGAATTTTCATCAAATCTCCAGAGCGAAGATGATAAATGACATATGCGAATGACAGGCAGTGATTGAGTTGCCCAATGCTGGGGTATGTTGTCGACACTTATTTGAAGTAAGGAAGCCACTTGGCCAAGGATGAGTAGTAAAAATGTCTTCAACGGTACAGAACACATTCACATGAATATGGCTTACTATACTAAAGGGAAAACTTGCCAATAGAACCTTTGAGAGATATACACATAATACACTGGATCATGATTTTGACTTGGACTCTGAGCTTGTTTGCAAAAATGAACACTGAAGGTAGACATCCCCAATAATAAGGCTTCTTTGTTTTCAACGTGGCCTGTTCTTGGTAGTGTCGTCAACCCCCCGCTGTCTTACCTATTTAAGACTCAACCACTTTAGCTCAACGTCTTACCTGAACCACAAGGATTGAGCACTAAGTTCCTGGAGAAGGGTTTCGCCATATAAAGTCTCTTCCAGGGAGTGTTTTGACACATATCAGCCACGTGAAGCACATCCCTTCTGTTCATCCGCTGGCATTTTATTCTCCAAATTGTGGGAGAGTCAACAAGGCACTTCCAACGACGGCTCACACACCTACAGTAGTCCAAGTCCCTTGCTGGCACATAGCTGAGGATCAAAAGTAGCACCTCATCTGGAAGTTGATCTAAATCTTTAATATATATATTGTCGCTGAAGGAGGTATATTTTGGAAGTGGCTCTTCCTGATGGGAGCTTTGTTGGCCCATGCCAAAGTTCAAATCAGGTACTCTGTGACAGAAGATATGTAtgtaaatatgtgcaaaaataaaaacaccaattcTTATCTAGGTACAAAACAAGAACATTGCAACCATTTTGTAATTTAGTGTACATAAACATGCACCTTGTACTGGGACTGACGGAACTTGTCTGCCTTGTTTCCAGGTGAAAAATGGGAATATAGAAGGGCTGGCTAACAAAGAatatgggggaaatttactaaggCTGGatcagttgtgcatggtagccaatcagcttctaaccccagcttgttcaactaagctttggcaataaaacctggaagctgattggtttctatgcagaagtgagcctgattttgcactctccagctttagtaaataaatccaaaGTGTTGCTTTTGGCTCCATTTCCAGCAAATGGAGCAAATGGCCAGGTACCGAATATTGACTAGGTGGTACAGAGTTTTAACTCTCATGCATAAAATAACTTCTTCAGTTTTCTCTATGTGTTGGAGTTGTAATCAGGTGAATGGTATGgtactacagtggggaaaataattatttgatccattgcagattctgtaagtttgcccacttacaaagaaattaagggtctatcatttttatcataggtgtattttacatgATAGAAACAGGATATTAACCACAATCCAGAAAAAACATAtgacacaaatgttataaattgagttgcagctcagtgagcaaaataagtatttgatccccaagcaaaccacgacttagtacttggtggagaaaccctgttggcaagcacagaggtaagacttttcttgtagttggttaccaggtttgtacacatctcaggagggattttggtccactcttctttacagatcttccctAAAtccttaaagggcaagttcaccttttgtacacttttttatttcgaaattccagctcccctgtgcaccaatatagcattcatgtactttttttgcagaaATATCTaaactttccattaaatctacagtcactttcttttcttgtcctcatccatgtttccagatgtttccattagtaatgtctttcttccttacagactgtaggtcatggcacaggaaggagttgaccagctgacctcattagcacacaccctgcatcatccacccacccactcccagctgcacttTTTTAAACGAAATGCAATCACCGATCACACttttcactaaatacacaatatacaatcagattgcatagtgtatggccatgtttatacacctaaaattacagTTAGTTGCGCTtttagtgtcattaattgttaaccgcacaccaaacacagaagcaaacacacattttgccatgtgtgtaaaaacgaggggcaaatgctgcaaaacgcacagtaaaaaacacacagcccacaaaacgccaaaatgtcccattaaccacatgtagtttAGCCAATTAAAATCAACAGCCtaccctatgcgtgtcacaggcaaaacaagacacaaaatgtgcgctcccactatgctagatgttaattgggcctgaaagtgaaattggtgcggtaacacaagaacaatgaggccccattcacatctgtgaGTTTCCTttcatttcagaaatgcgctgcaccaaaaattgcagtaaaaaatgcACAAAGCTCCacgctaaaaaaaagttctgaagcttctttggggcgattgctgtgtgtaggacAGCCAATTAGCCAATTCAGgtagatgggctgccctatgtgtgatgagtgaaaatgctccaaaacgccccccaccccccccccccccccgctaaaaaaaaaaaacgcatgtgggaatgctaTACAGAGTTGTGAATGGGGCTTGGCAGCTGAGTTTGAACCAAGTAGATGTTCACTGATCAATTATTTCAGATGTGCCTTAGCTGCCCAATAACATTggtgccacatcccaaaaacagAACAGAAAGAGCAAAACTATGGAAAGCATTGTAAAGGCACCAATGGGAACCaataatttaataaaatacaaaaagtttATTGTATAGCAACTTAAAAAACAATATGTGGGTTAGACTGCAGAGACtcggcggagctgagatacacatagctgagtgttcTCGGCTATtttcggctattctcggcgccgctcactgtcacgccctatgatggacataacacaggtccaatggcgggactgggcgtgactgtgagcggcggcgagaatagccgagaacactcggctatgtgtatcttgactccgccgagtccctgcagtctctgcgccatatttgaatcatatttgatcggcgtataacacgcacccacgattttcccctgattttaaggggggaaaaagtgcgtgttatacgccgataaatacggtaaataacgGCCAACaagtaaaacaaaaccaaaaatatatagctaTAGAGGAATATAGCACTCACAAGTATAATTCACAATGTATGAAATGGAGCCCAAATATATGCAGGCACCACCAGGACCTCCCCAGATGACCCATCAGCCAGGGGTAGTTCAAGGGACAATGGCCTAATATCAAAAAAATCCTTGTCATTCATGCTTCTTTGATGGATGGAAACTTTTTCGTTTTCTGTATAAGTTATGTACatgtattttgtatgaattttAACCCACATATTGTTTTTTAAGCTACTATAAAATAAACTTTTTGTATTTTCTTATATTATTGGTTCTAATTGGTGCCTTTCAAATTTTGCTCTTTCTAGCTGGTTATTGACAGACTTTAGATGACCTTGTACATGTGCattcttgagaagggggaccttgcgggcactgcaagacttcaatccatggtggcatattgtgttaggaatggtttgtttggtggctgtggtcccaactgccttgagatcattcacaactcctgggtagttctgggctgatccctcacttttctcatgatcatccttacaccATGAAACAAAATCTTGCATGAAGATCTAGACccagggcgattgatggttattttgtatttcttccatttatgaatactcactccaacagttgtctccttctcaccaagcttcttgctg
This window contains:
- the LOC141107791 gene encoding F-box only protein 27-like isoform X1, whose protein sequence is MGQQSSHQEEPLPKYTSFSDNIYIKDLDQLPDEVLLLILSYVPARDLDYCRCVSRRWKCLVDSPTIWRIKCQRMNRRDVLHVADMCQNTPWKRLYMAKPFSRNLVLNPCGSGGPFVNYAVMGRNGRIFCGKDISTTKLLQHWDIKNGGDGWAVERSRVALEDGESPTCFVTSYGWCEKQQIIDLVKEGLWEHFLDVHQPPICISDWYGGRHDCGCVYSLKVQLLAVDKIAVLQEFAITPDPIPQWNDEKYTQVSHEFRGYGPGVRYVKFMHKGKDSQFWKGRAKNKKRRGDQIPPKESSICGKKRTSILFGSNVARPRNCQLKRRSAEGGKFFRN
- the LOC141107791 gene encoding F-box only protein 27-like isoform X2: MGQQSSHQEEPLPKYTSFSDNIYIKDLDQLPDEVLLLILSYVPARDLDYCRCVSRRWKCLVDSPTIWRIKCQRMNRRDVLHVADMCQNTPWKRLYMAKPFSRNLVLNPCGSGGPFVNYAVMGRNGRIFCGKDISTTKLLQHWDIKNGGDGWAVERSRVALEDGESPTCFVTSYGWCEKQQIIDLVKEGLWEHFLDVHQPPICISDWYGGRHDCGCVYSLKVQLLAVDKIAVLQEFAITPDPIPQWNDEKYTQVSHEFRGYGPGVRYVKFMHKGKDSQFWKGRYGARITNSSVIIKYENIEPCCS